Proteins encoded in a region of the Corynebacterium breve genome:
- a CDS encoding bifunctional [glutamine synthetase] adenylyltransferase/[glutamine synthetase]-adenylyl-L-tyrosine phosphorylase, protein MAAAPRSTLPSPAALGLTGANATEDLEVLGWDDPAIRWTLAGSGDPDLALNTARRVMENLGAGYSELREALLNDDTVRVRFMALIGGSTALGDHLAAHPELWREFGKPRPSRGEIFHHMLSAVSAAPEPWCVGTPELDREGTYRAAITGTEAKKALRFAYRTLMMRIGAADLAGTFAARKGHGGEHKELDYTTVTGLLTDAADAALTAALAVAVRGVYGDDEVDSQLAIIAMGKCGAQELNYISDVDVIFVAEPATPKATRLASEFNRIGSSCFFEVDANLRPEGKSGALVRTLDSHIAYYKRWAETWEFQALLKARPMTGHIPLGQKYKDAVDPMVWEASQRESFVDDIQAMRRRVLENVPGDMRERELKLGSGGLRDVEFAVQLLQLVHGRIDESLRVLNTIKALEALSGGGYIGREDTKSLIAAYEFLRLLEHRLQLHRFRRTHTLPAIDDTHNRKWLAATAGFAATTKRTATKELEQHLKKVRRIVSDLHAKLFYRPLLNTVVTMSVGEASLSPEAAKLQLAALGYLHPDRAFEHLTALAKGASRKSKLQAILLPTLMEWLAETADPDAGLLNYRKLSDAAFDRTWFLRMLRDEGIVGQRLMHILGTSPYTADLIIRAPDVVKMLGDGAKGPKLLDTAPDQVFKALVASSKRHQDPDKAVNVARALRRTELARIAAADLLDFMDVRQVCEELTWVWDAVLEAALRAEIRADLLAHDYDEPLARIAVIGMGRLGGKELGYGSDADVMIVAEPVDGVDEHDALTWATRIIDQMRRRLSKPSGDPPLEVDLGLRPEGRSGAVVRTINSYERYYSEWGEVWEKQALQRATLVAGDADVGEQFLLMIDQFRYPKAGATAADIREIRRIKARVDNERLPRGADKNTHTKLGRGALSDIEWTVQLLTMMHAHEHPELHNTSTLEVLDFLASDKANNIIEPLQVRTLQEAWLMATNARNALVLVRGKRTDQLPTPGPLLAQVAGAAGFDPHHNQDFLEEYLRLTRRSYAVVEEVFWGEAPTHEFAE, encoded by the coding sequence ATGGCTGCCGCTCCGCGTTCAACTCTCCCGTCACCTGCGGCCTTAGGCTTGACTGGTGCCAACGCCACAGAGGACCTAGAAGTTCTGGGGTGGGACGATCCGGCAATCCGCTGGACGCTCGCGGGTTCGGGCGATCCGGACCTTGCGCTCAACACGGCAAGGCGTGTCATGGAAAATCTGGGAGCAGGCTATTCGGAGTTGCGCGAAGCATTGCTTAACGACGACACCGTGCGCGTCAGATTTATGGCGCTCATCGGCGGCTCGACAGCACTCGGTGATCACCTTGCGGCACACCCGGAACTGTGGCGAGAGTTTGGCAAGCCGCGTCCCAGCCGTGGCGAGATTTTTCACCACATGCTTTCTGCTGTGTCCGCTGCGCCGGAGCCATGGTGCGTTGGAACACCAGAATTGGATCGAGAGGGTACCTACCGCGCCGCCATCACCGGCACCGAGGCCAAGAAGGCTCTGCGTTTCGCCTACCGCACCTTGATGATGCGGATTGGTGCTGCGGACTTGGCAGGAACCTTTGCCGCCCGCAAAGGCCACGGCGGTGAGCACAAGGAGCTGGATTACACCACAGTCACTGGTCTTCTCACCGATGCTGCCGACGCAGCACTGACCGCTGCGCTCGCAGTGGCAGTACGCGGAGTGTATGGCGACGATGAGGTTGATAGCCAGCTTGCGATCATTGCGATGGGCAAATGTGGCGCCCAAGAGTTGAACTACATCTCCGACGTGGACGTCATCTTCGTTGCCGAGCCAGCCACTCCGAAAGCCACACGATTGGCTTCAGAATTCAACCGGATTGGCTCTTCGTGCTTCTTCGAGGTCGATGCAAACCTGCGTCCCGAAGGCAAGTCCGGTGCGTTGGTGCGCACTCTGGATTCCCACATTGCCTATTACAAGCGGTGGGCAGAGACCTGGGAGTTCCAAGCGTTGCTCAAGGCTCGCCCGATGACGGGACACATTCCGCTGGGGCAGAAATACAAGGACGCAGTTGACCCGATGGTGTGGGAGGCCAGCCAGCGCGAATCCTTCGTGGACGATATCCAAGCGATGCGTCGGCGTGTGCTGGAAAACGTCCCCGGCGATATGCGCGAGCGCGAGCTGAAACTCGGTTCCGGTGGCCTGCGCGACGTAGAGTTCGCGGTTCAGCTGCTGCAGCTGGTCCACGGGCGAATCGACGAATCCTTGCGCGTGCTTAACACCATCAAGGCCCTCGAAGCTCTGTCTGGCGGGGGATACATCGGACGCGAAGACACCAAGAGTCTGATCGCCGCCTACGAGTTCCTCCGGTTGCTTGAGCACAGGCTGCAGCTCCACCGCTTCCGTCGCACACACACGCTGCCTGCTATCGACGACACGCACAACCGCAAATGGTTGGCGGCAACCGCCGGATTCGCGGCGACGACTAAACGCACTGCTACAAAAGAGCTGGAACAACACCTGAAAAAGGTCCGTCGGATTGTCTCCGACCTGCACGCAAAGCTTTTCTACCGCCCGCTGCTGAACACCGTGGTCACGATGTCGGTGGGCGAGGCGAGTTTGTCGCCAGAGGCCGCGAAACTCCAGCTTGCCGCGCTGGGTTACCTGCACCCAGACCGTGCTTTCGAACACCTGACGGCCCTAGCCAAGGGAGCATCGCGCAAGTCCAAGCTCCAAGCAATTCTCTTGCCAACGCTGATGGAATGGCTGGCAGAAACAGCGGACCCAGACGCCGGATTGTTGAACTACCGCAAGCTTTCCGATGCGGCTTTCGACCGCACCTGGTTCCTACGCATGCTTCGCGACGAAGGTATCGTCGGCCAGCGCCTCATGCATATCTTGGGCACCTCGCCGTACACCGCGGACCTTATTATCCGCGCCCCGGATGTGGTGAAGATGCTCGGCGATGGCGCGAAGGGCCCGAAGCTTCTTGATACCGCTCCCGATCAGGTGTTTAAGGCGCTCGTGGCGTCGTCGAAACGTCATCAGGATCCAGACAAAGCCGTGAACGTGGCTCGCGCGCTGCGCCGCACGGAACTCGCCCGGATCGCAGCTGCCGACCTGCTCGATTTTATGGACGTGCGCCAGGTGTGCGAGGAGCTGACCTGGGTGTGGGACGCGGTGCTTGAGGCGGCACTGCGCGCCGAAATCCGCGCAGATCTCCTAGCGCATGACTACGACGAGCCGCTCGCCCGCATCGCGGTGATCGGCATGGGGCGACTCGGAGGCAAGGAACTGGGCTATGGGTCCGATGCCGATGTCATGATCGTCGCTGAGCCCGTCGATGGTGTCGACGAGCATGATGCACTGACGTGGGCGACCCGCATCATCGATCAAATGCGCAGGCGCTTGTCCAAGCCTTCCGGCGACCCGCCGCTAGAAGTTGATCTGGGGCTTCGGCCAGAGGGCCGATCCGGTGCGGTTGTGCGAACGATCAATTCCTACGAGCGCTACTACAGCGAATGGGGCGAGGTGTGGGAGAAGCAGGCCCTGCAGCGAGCCACGTTGGTTGCAGGTGATGCGGACGTAGGCGAGCAGTTCTTGCTCATGATTGATCAATTCCGGTATCCCAAAGCGGGTGCGACGGCAGCCGATATCCGCGAGATCCGCCGCATCAAGGCGCGTGTAGATAATGAACGCCTGCCTCGAGGTGCGGACAAAAACACCCACACGAAGCTGGGGCGCGGTGCGCTTTCAGATATCGAGTGGACGGTGCAGCTGCTCACGATGATGCATGCACACGAGCATCCTGAACTGCACAACACATCCACGTTGGAGGTGCTGGACTTCTTAGCCTCGGACAAGGCCAACAACATCATTGAGCCACTACAGGTGAGGACCCTGCAAGAGGCGTGGCTGATGGCAACCAACGCACGCAACGCCTTGGTGTTGGTGCGCGGCAAGCGAACTGATCAACTACCAACCCCAGGGCCACTATTGGCACAGGTGGCTGGTGCCGCCGGCTTTGATCCGCATCACAACCAAGATTTCCTCGAAGAGTATTTACGTCTCACCCGACGCAGCTACGCGGTAGTGGAGGAGGTTTTCTGGGGTGAAGCGCCAACGCACGAGTTTGCAGAATAG
- a CDS encoding MFS transporter, which produces MSYPDPREVVTRKALIVWGTAVLAYIIAILGRTSFGVAGVEAIDRFGVDASRIAVFTAVQVGVYAFCQIPMGLGIDRFGPRRMLVAGALVMAIGQVILGFTTNYWVAIFARILIGGGDASAFLSVMRILPYWFPIKKTPLFTQFSASLGQFGQFLSAVPFLWLLNAQGWTIAFTSLGAIGVLLCIAIWVAVEDAPEGASATKTERVSLGYSLKTVFTSATCWQAFFIHYMSMLSGILFALLWGLPLMTLGMGLSTSTAGMVLMIFSLVTMCAGPVMGWVSTRAGSTRDTVAIILAIFHFIVWAIFFSSEEPRGLVAVIMVNVVMAFLTLSSNYGFDQVRERLPKSVVATGTGMGNMGAFLAAMVASQVVGLLLDHSSHGNAFTWADFRYAWVAVFIIWAIGIIGAIVSGRMIARSAKKAEHHVVIVDEQAPTNDD; this is translated from the coding sequence ATGTCTTACCCAGATCCGCGCGAAGTGGTTACCCGGAAGGCGCTGATCGTCTGGGGAACCGCAGTTCTTGCTTATATTATTGCTATTTTGGGCCGCACGTCGTTCGGCGTCGCAGGCGTGGAAGCCATCGACCGATTCGGGGTCGATGCGTCCCGCATCGCCGTGTTTACCGCCGTGCAGGTGGGTGTGTATGCCTTCTGCCAGATCCCAATGGGGCTTGGTATCGACCGCTTCGGCCCGCGCCGCATGCTTGTTGCCGGTGCCCTGGTCATGGCTATTGGCCAGGTTATTTTGGGCTTTACGACGAACTACTGGGTCGCTATTTTCGCCCGCATCCTGATCGGCGGCGGCGACGCTTCGGCATTCCTCTCGGTGATGCGCATTCTGCCGTACTGGTTCCCGATCAAGAAAACTCCCCTGTTCACGCAGTTTTCGGCGTCGCTGGGGCAGTTTGGCCAGTTCCTGTCCGCGGTTCCATTCCTCTGGTTGCTCAACGCTCAAGGCTGGACGATTGCTTTTACCAGCCTGGGTGCCATCGGTGTTTTGCTGTGCATCGCGATCTGGGTCGCAGTAGAAGATGCCCCGGAAGGAGCTAGCGCCACAAAGACCGAACGGGTGTCTTTAGGCTATTCGCTGAAGACAGTTTTCACTTCAGCAACCTGTTGGCAGGCGTTTTTCATTCACTACATGTCAATGCTGTCCGGCATCCTTTTCGCTCTGCTGTGGGGCCTGCCGTTAATGACGCTCGGCATGGGGCTATCCACCTCAACTGCGGGCATGGTCTTGATGATCTTCTCGCTGGTCACCATGTGTGCCGGGCCGGTGATGGGTTGGGTCTCCACACGGGCAGGAAGCACTCGCGACACGGTAGCGATTATCCTTGCGATCTTTCACTTCATCGTGTGGGCGATCTTTTTCTCGTCTGAAGAACCGCGCGGCTTGGTCGCTGTCATCATGGTAAACGTTGTTATGGCCTTTCTAACCTTGTCCTCGAACTACGGATTCGACCAGGTGCGCGAGCGCCTACCAAAGTCCGTCGTGGCAACAGGTACCGGCATGGGCAACATGGGTGCCTTCCTCGCCGCAATGGTCGCCTCCCAGGTTGTCGGCCTGCTGCTCGATCACTCCTCGCACGGCAATGCCTTCACGTGGGCCGATTTCCGTTACGCATGGGTCGCGGTGTTCATCATCTGGGCCATTGGCATTATCGGCGCAATCGTCTCGGGCAGGATGATCGCCCGCTCGGCGAAGAAGGCGGAGCACCACGTTGTCATCGTCGACGAGCAAGCACCAACTAACGACGACTAA